Part of the Cryptosporangium phraense genome is shown below.
AGAGCGCCTGCTCCCGGACGTTGAGCAGGTCCCAGCTCCAGGCGACGACCGCGCGGAGCGTCTGGTGGCGGGGGAGCGCGGTGCGGCTGCCGCCGGTGAGCAGCCGGAACCGGTCGCCGAGCCGGTCGGCCAGCTGCTCCGGCGTCACCGAGCGGAGCCGGGCGGCGGCCAGCTCGAGCGCGAGCGGCATCCCGTCCAGGCGGCGGCAGATCTCGACGACCGCGTCGACGTTCTTCGGGTCGAGCGCGAACCCGGAACGCACCGCCGCGGCCCGGTCGACCAGGAGCTGCACGGCCGGGTAGCGCGCGGCCTGGGCCGGCGTCACCTTGCCGTCGGGCGGGAGCGCGAGGCTCGGCACCGGGTGCAGGTGCTCACCCGGGACGCCGAGCGGCTCCCGGCTGGTGGCCAGGATCCGCAGCTCCGGGCAGTCGAGCAGCAGCGAGTGGGCCAGCTCGGCCACGGCCGAGATCAGGTGCTCGCAGTTGTCGAGGACGAGCAGCGTCGGGCCCGCGCTCAGCGCCTTCGTCACCAGGACCAGCACGTCCTGGGGCGGCGGCGAGTCGACCCGGTCGAGCATGCTGCCCTGCCGCCGGCCGAGCGTGTTGAGGATCGTCTGCGGTACCTCGCCGCCGTCGCCGACCGGCGCGAGACCCACCATCCAGACGCCGCCGGGGCTGCGGTCGGCGAGCCGGGCCCCCGACTCCTCGGCCAGCCGCGTCTTCCCGGCCCCGCCCGGGCCGATCAGCGTCACCAGCCGTTCGGCCGCGAGTAGCTCGGCGACTTCGGCCAGCTCGTCGCGTCGGCCGACGAAGCTCGTCAGCTGCGGCCGCAGGTTGTTCCGGGAAGCGGGGGCCGGGGCGGGAGCGGGGGCCGGGGGCTTCGGCGGGGCCTTGCGGGGGGTGTGGCCGTTGGGGGAGGTCGGGCCGCCGAGCACCGTGGCGTGGGCGGCGGAGAGCACCGGGCCGGGGTCCATGCCGAGCTCGTCGGCCAGCCGTCGCCGGATCCGGTCGTAGGTGGCCAGCGCCTCGGCCTGCTGGGACGACCCGTTGAGGGCCAGCATGAGCTGCGCGTGCGGCCGCTCCCGCAGCGGGTGCTCGGCGGTCAGCGCCTCCAACTCGGCGACGACGTCGGGGTGCCGATCGAGCGCGAGGTCGGCGTCGATCCGGTCTTCCAGCGCGGCCAGGCGGGCGTTGTCCAGGCGGGCGGCCGCGGCCGCGCGGAACGGCGCGTCGCCGACGTCGGCCAGTGCCGGGCCGCGCCAGAGCGCCAGCGCCTCCTGCAGCGTGGTGGCCGCGCCGAGCGGGTCGCCGCTGGTCAGCGCCCGGCGTCCGGCACCGGCCAGACGCTCGAAGCGGTGGGCGTCGACGGCATCGGGCGGGAGGGCCACCCGGTAACCGGCCGGGACCGACTCGATCAGGCCCTCGGGGAGCGTCCGGCGCAGGCGGCTGACCAGGGACTGCAGCGCGTTGACGGCCCCGGACGGCGGATCGTCGCCCCAGACCGCGTCGACGAGCGCGCCGACCGTGACCAGGCGTCCGGCGTCGAGGGCGAGACGGGCCAGGACGGCACGCAGCCGCTGGCCACCGACCGGGACGCGGACGTCGCCCTTCGTGACCTCGACTGCACCGAGCAGCCCGATTTGCACTGTGAAAGCACCTCCGCCGTCCCGACCGCTCCTCATTCTCCGCCTGCCGTCACGCCGGGCGCGACTGAGATGCGGTCAGGGTCGGCGCGGGTCCGTCCGCCGCCGGGGGCGGACGATGCCGACCGAGCCCGCCGGGCTCACCGGCCCGACGCTACCGGGGTCGTAGACGTCGTCGGCGTGAGGCGTGGGTTCCTCGTCGGTGGTGGCGCGGTGCGCCGCGCGGCGGCGACGGAGGCGGACGGCCCAGGCGACGACCAGGATCAGCGCGACGACGACGATCCCGGTGTTGCCCATGACCTCCTCCACCCGGTGGTACTGGTCGGCCGCGAAATAGCCCAGTACCGGGCACCCGACGCCCCATAACAGGCAGCCGGCGAAACTCGCGGCGAGAAACGTCGGATAGGGCATCAGCGAGACCCCGGCCGCCCCCGGGGTCACCGTCCGCAGGAAGGGTAGGAAGCGGCTGACGACCACGACGAGCCACCCCCGGCGCCGGAGCGTAGCGCCGGCGCGGTCGATCTGAACCCGGCGGCGGCGCAGGAGCCGGCCCTCGAGCAGCGCCGGACCGAACCGCCGGCCGAGCAGGTAACCGGTGGAGTCACCGGCCCAGGCGGCCAGGACCAGCAGCGGGACGACCAGTTGCAGGGAGAGCTGGTGCTGCCCGGCGAGGACACCGGCGACGATCGCCGCGGTCTCGCCGGGCAGGAACATGCCCAGCAGGATCGCGGTCTCGGAGAACACGACCGCGACGATCAACGCGTAGAGGACGGGGCTACGGAGGTCGGTCACCAGGGCGACGACCGTGTCCATTCATCCTCCTTCGCGCCGCCGGACGCCGCTAACAGCGTCCGGCGACGAGTTCCCTAGATCAAGGTGTTTATCCGGGGATTCACCCCACGGGGACCGGTTCGCGCTGCTCCTCGGGACGCTCCGGCTGGACCGGCTCGTCGGCCGGCTCCACCGTGAGGTGCGGCAGCCAGCGGTCCAGCCACTTCGGAATCCACCAGTTGCCGGCTCCGAACCAGTGCATCAGCGCAGGCACGAGCAGCGTCCGCAGGATGAACGCGTCGATGAAGACGGCGCTCGACAATCCGATGCCGAACTCGGCGATCACCCGCTGGCCCTCGAAGATGAACGCGCCGAAGACGAAGATCATGATCGTCGCCGCGGCGGTGATCACCCGCCCGGTGCTGGCCTGGCCGACCGTCACCGCCCGGCGGTTGTCGCCGGTGTGCACCCACTCCTCGTGCATCCGGCTGACCAGGAACACCTGGTAGTCCATCGACAGGCCGAACAGGATCGCCAGCATCATCACCGGCAGGAACGCCTCGACCGGCCCGGCCGCGCCGATGTTCAGCGCGTCCGCGCCCCAGCCCCACTGGAACACCGCCACGATGACGCCGAACGACGCGGCCGCGGCCAGCACGTTCATGATCGCCGCGGTCAGGGGCACGAGCAGGCTGCGGAACGCGACCATCAGGAGCAGGAAGCCGAGCGCGATGATCACGCCGAGGAACAGCGGCAGCTTGCCGGTGAGCACGTCGGCGAAGTCGTCGAAGATCGCGGTCGAGCCTCCGACGTAGACCTGGATCGTGTTGCCCTGCTCGACGTCCGGCACCACGTCCTCGCGGAGGTGCTTGATGAGGTTGCTGGTCTCCTCGGACTGGGGTGACGTGGTCGGGATCACCTGGACGATGCCGAGGTCGGCGCCGGGGGGCGTCGGGAGCGCGACGACGGCGGCGACGCCCTTTTCGTCCTGGACGCGCTGGACGAGCTCGTTGAGTGCGGCCGTGTCGCCGGGCGACTTCAGTTCGGCGACCAGCTGCAGCGGGCCGTTGGAGCCCGGCCCGAAGCCGTCGGCGAGCAGGTCGTAGGCCTTCCGGGTGGTCGAGTCGGCCGGGTCGTTGCCCTGGTCGGACGAGCCGAGCCGCAGCGAGAGCGTCGGGATCGAGAGCACCGCGATCAGCAGGATCGCGATCCCGGCCAGCATCCGCGGACGCCGCTGCACGATCCCGGCCCAGCGGGCCCAGAAGCCGCGGGTGTGGGCCTCGTACGGGCCCTCGGCGGCCAGGCGCTTGCGCTCGCG
Proteins encoded:
- a CDS encoding DedA family protein, encoding MDTVVALVTDLRSPVLYALIVAVVFSETAILLGMFLPGETAAIVAGVLAGQHQLSLQLVVPLLVLAAWAGDSTGYLLGRRFGPALLEGRLLRRRRVQIDRAGATLRRRGWLVVVVSRFLPFLRTVTPGAAGVSLMPYPTFLAASFAGCLLWGVGCPVLGYFAADQYHRVEEVMGNTGIVVVALILVVAWAVRLRRRRAAHRATTDEEPTPHADDVYDPGSVGPVSPAGSVGIVRPRRRTDPRRP
- a CDS encoding MMPL family transporter; this encodes MAGLARWCYQHRIVVVVLWVVGLLGLGAAGTAAGNAYNDSFALPGTESTKALDLLQKAFPDAAGESDTIVWHAKSGSVKDADVTDRINGMLKAVSNAPSVASVTSPYTPEGAAQISKDGTIAYATVTFTGQLDDLNLDDVDKVIQTAEKARTDGLDVELGGNAIQQVNQAPPGSSEAYGIAAAAVILLIAFGSLLAMVIPLITAVLALAVGTSSIILLSHVMTIGTIAPTVAALIGLGVGIDYALFVVTRHRNGLMAGLSVEESAVRALNTSGRAVVFAGITVCIALLGMLVLGLTFLTGIGVAASVVVLFSVASAITLLPALLGFFGTRVLSRRERKRLAAEGPYEAHTRGFWARWAGIVQRRPRMLAGIAILLIAVLSIPTLSLRLGSSDQGNDPADSTTRKAYDLLADGFGPGSNGPLQLVAELKSPGDTAALNELVQRVQDEKGVAAVVALPTPPGADLGIVQVIPTTSPQSEETSNLIKHLREDVVPDVEQGNTIQVYVGGSTAIFDDFADVLTGKLPLFLGVIIALGFLLLMVAFRSLLVPLTAAIMNVLAAAASFGVIVAVFQWGWGADALNIGAAGPVEAFLPVMMLAILFGLSMDYQVFLVSRMHEEWVHTGDNRRAVTVGQASTGRVITAAATIMIFVFGAFIFEGQRVIAEFGIGLSSAVFIDAFILRTLLVPALMHWFGAGNWWIPKWLDRWLPHLTVEPADEPVQPERPEEQREPVPVG